The following are from one region of the Scyliorhinus canicula chromosome 26, sScyCan1.1, whole genome shotgun sequence genome:
- the LOC119957311 gene encoding LOW QUALITY PROTEIN: semaphorin-4C-like (The sequence of the model RefSeq protein was modified relative to this genomic sequence to represent the inferred CDS: inserted 1 base in 1 codon), with the protein MASGGSCLRVFNVVMVALLQLAQASDWNTVPRKTVSHSALKEVRRFSKPNVSNYTTLQLDEEEQVLYVGAREAIFALFMHDVTEEVKEAIVWDAPVEKKMECVQKGKNNQTDCFNYIRFLQTFNSTHLYICGTYAFQPRCTYIEVRNFTLNKAAMEDGKGKCPYDPAKSHTGLIVDGELYSATLNNFLGTEPVILRNLGHHYSMKTEYLASWLNEPNFVGSAYIQESANSEMGDDDKIYFFFSERAVEYDCYREQVVARVARVCKGDLGGARTLQKKWTTFLKARLLCSVPEQQLHFNKIQTVYTLNNSDWQSTVFFGIFRAQWADVDVSAICQYRIEDIQQAFNGPYKEYQEQAQKWGQYSDKVPTPRPGACITNSHRLNGYNTSLELPDNTLNFAKKHPLMDDLVQPVGRRPVLIQKNVNYTQIVVDRVVAASGNQYNVLFIGTGAGWLHKAVMIGSHIHIIEELQLFEKAQPVESLAISKKKKLLFAGSHTHVVQVPFADCGKYRSCEDCILARDPYCVWTKWACTRMDAVPKLLDMDQDVEFADVSLCHRTPGNRSDLKAENLTVVAGTXILLPCQLISNLAVPKWTFQQQELAHAPDANYEVRPKALLISDVGPQHSGSYRCYSEEKRERFLVGKYWLKVVSKPAMALESQAAASNLELAWLCVFVLGVVCFCLLGVVIYLNRKLKERLEKTAALKEAERVTVYPTERILPKELPKGTKFIPSQTSSTDEKLWESPSYYYSDGSLKIVPGHALCQNGSSPSHNGTANGIPGQPLPTAVQSPTRLNLANIRGANTNGYIRLQLGEEGVDPFSEELRKKLKQRQMLPDANPEESSV; encoded by the exons CCCTAAAAGAGGTCAGACGCTTCTCGAAACCCAACGTCTCCAACTACACCACCCTGCAACTGGATGAAGAGGAGCAGGTTCTGTACGTCGGTGCTCGAGAGGCGATTTTTGCCCTTTTCATGCACGATGTTACAGAGGAGGTGAAAGAAGCG ATTGTTTGGGATGCCCCTGTTGAGAAGAAGATGGAGTGTGTTCAGAAGGGGAAAAATAACCAG ACTGACTGCTTCAATTACATTCGTTTCCTGCAGACCTTCAACAGCACTCATCTGTACATCTGCGGAACTTACGCCTTTCAGCCCAGGTGCACGTATATC GAGGTGCGTAATTTTACTTTGAACAAAGCGGCCATGGAAGACGGGAAGGGCAAGTGCCCCTATGACCCGGCTAAAAGTCATACCGGTCTGATTGTGG ATGGGGAATTATATTCTGCAACTCTGAACAACTTCCTTGGCACCGAGCCAGTTATCTTGCGGAATCTGGGACATCACTACTCGATGAAGACAGAATATCTTGCTTCCTGGCTCAATG AACCAAACTTTGTCGGCTCTGCGTACATCCAAGAAAGTGCCAACAGCGAGATGGGGGACGATGATAAGATATACTTCTTCTTCAGCGAGAGAGCTGTAGAATACGACTGCTACAGAGAGCAGGTGGTGGCCAGGGTTGCTCGGGTGTGTAAG GGTGACTTGGGGGGCGCTCGGACCCTTCAGAAAAAATGGACAACCTTCTTGAAGGCCCGCTTGTTGTGCTCGGTCCCTGAGCAACAGCTTCACTTCAACAAGATTCAGACCGTTTACACCCTGAACAACAGCGATTGGCAGAGCACCGTGTTCTTCGGTATCTTCCGGGCGCAGTG GGCTGATGTGGACGTGTCTGCCATCTGCCAGTACAGGATTGAAGACATCCAGCAGGCCTTCAATGGACCCTACAAGGAGTACCAGGAGCAGGCGCAGAAGTGGGGCCAGTATTCAGACAAAGTGCCAACTCCCAGGCCTGGAGCA TGCATCACAAACAGCCACAGATTGAATGGCTACAACACTTCACTGGAGCTGCCCGACAACACCCTCAACTTTGCCAAGAAGCACCCGCTGATGGACGACCTAGTGCAACCTGTAGGCCGCCGGCCTGTACTCATCCAAAAAAACGTCAACTACACACAGATTGTGGTGGACCGGGTAGTGGCTGCGAGCGGGAATCAGTACAACGTCCTGTTTATTGGGACAG GAGCAGGCTGGTTGCACAAAGCTGTGATGATTGGCTCCCACATACACATTATTGAAGAGCTCCAGCTGTTTGAGAAAGCGCAGCCAGTGGAAAGCCTGGCCATCTCCAAGAAGAAG AAGCTCCTGTTTGCCGGATCTCACACTCACGTTGTTCAGGTTCCCTTTGCGGACTGTGGGAAATACAGAAGCTGCGAGGATTGCATCCTGGCAAGAGACCCATACTGCGTCTGGACAAAGTGGGCGTGCACAAGGATGGACGCAGTACCCAA GCTTCTTGACATGGACCAGGATGTAGAGTTTGCAGATGTCAGTCTGTGCCATCGCACTCCAGGTAACAGGA GTGACCTGAAGGCGGAGAACCTCACTGTTGTAGCCGGCA ATATCCTCCTGCCATGCCAACTCATCTCCAATCTGGCTGTACCCAAGTGGACATTTCAGCAGCAAGAACTTGCCCATGCACCTGACGCCAACTACGAGGTGCGGCCGAAAGCCTTGTTAATATCGGATGTGGGGCCACAGCACAGCGGCAGCTACAGGTGTTACTCGGAGGAGAAAAGGGAACGCTTCCTCGTCGGCAAGTACTGGCTGAAGGTTGTTTCCAAACCAGCCATGGCGCTGGAGAGCCAAGCGGCAGCAAGTAATCTGGAACTGGCTTGGCTGTGTGTCTTTGTCCTGGGAGTGGTCTGTTTCTGCTTGTTGGGAGTGGTCATCTATCTGAATCGCAAGCTGAAAGAGCGCTTGGAGAAAACAGCGGCATTAAAGGAAGCCGAGCGTGTCACTGTATACCCTACCGAGCGCATCCTGCCCAAGGAACTGCCCAAAGGCACCAAGTTCATTCCCAGCCAGACCTCCAGCACGGACGAGAAGCTGTGGGAATCGCCCTCCTATTATTACTCTGACGGCTCGCTGAAGATCGTCCCCGGCCATGCCCTGTGCCAGAATGGGAGCTCACCATCGCACAACGGCACTGCCAATGGAATCCCTGGGCAGCCCCTGCCCACCGCCGTCCAGTCTCCCACCCGCCTCAACCTGGCCAACATCCGCGGTGCCAACACCAACGGCTACATCCGGCTGCAGCTGGgcgaggagggagtggaccctttCTCGGAGGAGCTGAGGAAGAAACTgaagcagaggcagatgttgcctGATGCAAATCCGGAGGAGTCCTCGGTGTGA